From the genome of Helicoverpa zea isolate HzStark_Cry1AcR chromosome 1, ilHelZeax1.1, whole genome shotgun sequence, one region includes:
- the LOC124634305 gene encoding uncharacterized protein LOC124634305 isoform X3, whose protein sequence is MAKFASTLILVVAIISVQGGPVTYDEILAAARQQQFDKVQELLRSNFGKNTEVWKPSFNSVRDLKPADGAHVYGEAEYSFHSASNIDGKTSEEHAGHKIINDDGKIEEFDFTPSSTQFPLLSPIITSLGGHSPISNDYGADYSFHHVPIGVGEMSEYISGKKVDSKNKNTALSALKLPITLKPERSKKEEHKQRSPSEEYPDPSALSEADVVHVPNQAFRSDKERTDESEATQNPEPQSSDGVSNKKSPEDGKVNGDVDYIETTNIKTLNIETTPVVPKTPLRKAVEVEHPNKNSQTVDNSNNTNDFQITGTVAYPKIFEELFSGLSIPAEIPATGGQVLEKNNAPESLRTQPISFTGVRDLKPEKGGQVYGEAQYAYRSATSVNGKTTEDKGGHKIINNNGKVKEFDFTPSADMTNVSFF, encoded by the exons ATGGCTAAATTCGCATCGACTTTAATACTAGTGGTTGCTATTATCTCCGTCCAAG GCGGACCTGTCACATACGATGAAATTTTAGCAGCAGCGAGACAACAACAATTTGATAAGGTGCAAGAATT ATTGAGGAGCAATTTTGGCAAAAATACGGAGGTGTGGAAG CCATCATTCAACAGCGTGAGGGATCTTAAACCGGCGGACGGTGCCCACGTCTATGGGGAAGCAGAATACTCCTTCCATTCTGCTTCCAATATTGATGGCAAGACTTCTGAAGAACATGCAGGCCATAAGATCATCAATGACGATGGAAAAATTGAGGAGTTCGACTTCACACCATCAAGCACCCAATTCCCTCTT CTTTCTCCGATCATCACCAGCCTCGGTGGACATTCTCCAATTAGCAACGACTATGGAGCCGATTACTCATTCCACCACGTCCCTATCGGGGTAGGCGAAATGTCGGAGTACATCAGCGGAAAGAAGGTGGACAGCAAAAACAAGAATACAGCACTTAGCGCTCTGAAGCTCCCCATAACT CTTAAGCCAGAAAGAAGCAAAAAGGAAGAACACAAACAGCGCTCGCCGTCAGAAGAATATCCCGACCCTTCTGCTTTGTCTGAAGCAGACGTAGTCCACGTTCCCAATCAGGCCTTTCGCAGCGACAAAGAACGCACCGACGAAAGTGAAGCTACACAAAATCCtgaa CCTCAAAGTTCTGATGGTgtttctaataaaaaatcaCCTGAAGATGGAAAAGTCAACGGCGATGTGGATTATATAGAAACGACAAATATTAAAACCCTTAATATAGAAACAACACCAGTTGTACCCAAGACACCTCTAAGAAAGGCAGTCGAAGTGGAACatccaaataaaaatagccAAACCGTGGATAACAGCAATAACACAAATGAT tttcaaATAACTGGTACTGTGGCTTATCCGAAAATATTTGAAGAGCTGTTCTCTGGCTTATCAATACCTGCTGAAATACCTGCCACTGGGGGCCAagttttggagaaaaataaCGCTCCAGAAAGTCTCAGGACCCAG CCCATATCATTCACGGGAGTACGAGACCTGAAGCCAGAGAAGGGAGGCCAGGTATACGGCGAGGCTCAGTACGCGTACCGATCAGCCACCAGCGTCAACGGCAAGACTACCGAAGACAAAGGGGGTCATAAGATCATAAACAATAATGGCAAAGTCAAGGAGTTTGATTTCACACCTAGCGCTGATATGACCAATGTAAGTTTTTTCTAA
- the LOC124634305 gene encoding uncharacterized protein LOC124634305 isoform X1, with translation MAKFASTLILVVAIISVQGGPVTYDEILAAARQQQFDKVQEFPQSETDSEDEMQLRSNFGKNTEVWKPSFNSVRDLKPADGAHVYGEAEYSFHSASNIDGKTSEEHAGHKIINDDGKIEEFDFTPSSTQFPLLSPIITSLGGHSPISNDYGADYSFHHVPIGVGEMSEYISGKKVDSKNKNTALSALKLPITLKPERSKKEEHKQRSPSEEYPDPSALSEADVVHVPNQAFRSDKERTDESEATQNPEPQSSDGVSNKKSPEDGKVNGDVDYIETTNIKTLNIETTPVVPKTPLRKAVEVEHPNKNSQTVDNSNNTNDFQITGTVAYPKIFEELFSGLSIPAEIPATGGQVLEKNNAPESLRTQPISFTGVRDLKPEKGGQVYGEAQYAYRSATSVNGKTTEDKGGHKIINNNGKVKEFDFTPSADMTNVSFF, from the exons ATGGCTAAATTCGCATCGACTTTAATACTAGTGGTTGCTATTATCTCCGTCCAAG GCGGACCTGTCACATACGATGAAATTTTAGCAGCAGCGAGACAACAACAATTTGATAAGGTGCAAGAATT TCCACAGAGTGAAACAGATTCTGAAGATGAAATGCA ATTGAGGAGCAATTTTGGCAAAAATACGGAGGTGTGGAAG CCATCATTCAACAGCGTGAGGGATCTTAAACCGGCGGACGGTGCCCACGTCTATGGGGAAGCAGAATACTCCTTCCATTCTGCTTCCAATATTGATGGCAAGACTTCTGAAGAACATGCAGGCCATAAGATCATCAATGACGATGGAAAAATTGAGGAGTTCGACTTCACACCATCAAGCACCCAATTCCCTCTT CTTTCTCCGATCATCACCAGCCTCGGTGGACATTCTCCAATTAGCAACGACTATGGAGCCGATTACTCATTCCACCACGTCCCTATCGGGGTAGGCGAAATGTCGGAGTACATCAGCGGAAAGAAGGTGGACAGCAAAAACAAGAATACAGCACTTAGCGCTCTGAAGCTCCCCATAACT CTTAAGCCAGAAAGAAGCAAAAAGGAAGAACACAAACAGCGCTCGCCGTCAGAAGAATATCCCGACCCTTCTGCTTTGTCTGAAGCAGACGTAGTCCACGTTCCCAATCAGGCCTTTCGCAGCGACAAAGAACGCACCGACGAAAGTGAAGCTACACAAAATCCtgaa CCTCAAAGTTCTGATGGTgtttctaataaaaaatcaCCTGAAGATGGAAAAGTCAACGGCGATGTGGATTATATAGAAACGACAAATATTAAAACCCTTAATATAGAAACAACACCAGTTGTACCCAAGACACCTCTAAGAAAGGCAGTCGAAGTGGAACatccaaataaaaatagccAAACCGTGGATAACAGCAATAACACAAATGAT tttcaaATAACTGGTACTGTGGCTTATCCGAAAATATTTGAAGAGCTGTTCTCTGGCTTATCAATACCTGCTGAAATACCTGCCACTGGGGGCCAagttttggagaaaaataaCGCTCCAGAAAGTCTCAGGACCCAG CCCATATCATTCACGGGAGTACGAGACCTGAAGCCAGAGAAGGGAGGCCAGGTATACGGCGAGGCTCAGTACGCGTACCGATCAGCCACCAGCGTCAACGGCAAGACTACCGAAGACAAAGGGGGTCATAAGATCATAAACAATAATGGCAAAGTCAAGGAGTTTGATTTCACACCTAGCGCTGATATGACCAATGTAAGTTTTTTCTAA
- the LOC124634305 gene encoding uncharacterized protein LOC124634305 isoform X2, protein MAKFASTLILVVAIISVQGGPVTYDEILAAARQQQFDKVQEFPQSETDSEDEMQLRSNFGKNTEVWKPSFNSVRDLKPADGAHVYGEAEYSFHSASNIDGKTSEEHAGHKIINDDGKIEEFDFTPSSTQFPLLSPIITSLGGHSPISNDYGADYSFHHVPIGVGEMSEYISGKKVDSKNKNTALSALKLPITLKPERSKKEEHKQRSPSEEYPDPSALSEADVVHVPNQAFRSDKERTDESEATQNPEPQSSDGVSNKKSPEDGKVNGDVDYIETTNIKTLNIETTPVVPKTPLRKAVEVEHPNKNSQTVDNSNNTNDFQITGTVAYPKIFEELFSGLSIPAEIPATGGQVLEKNNAPESLRTQSDMTQKPKPLHLVSQDYIKHVASAIQDELEEISGNINKQNKNKKSDELPYVNDLLDYR, encoded by the exons ATGGCTAAATTCGCATCGACTTTAATACTAGTGGTTGCTATTATCTCCGTCCAAG GCGGACCTGTCACATACGATGAAATTTTAGCAGCAGCGAGACAACAACAATTTGATAAGGTGCAAGAATT TCCACAGAGTGAAACAGATTCTGAAGATGAAATGCA ATTGAGGAGCAATTTTGGCAAAAATACGGAGGTGTGGAAG CCATCATTCAACAGCGTGAGGGATCTTAAACCGGCGGACGGTGCCCACGTCTATGGGGAAGCAGAATACTCCTTCCATTCTGCTTCCAATATTGATGGCAAGACTTCTGAAGAACATGCAGGCCATAAGATCATCAATGACGATGGAAAAATTGAGGAGTTCGACTTCACACCATCAAGCACCCAATTCCCTCTT CTTTCTCCGATCATCACCAGCCTCGGTGGACATTCTCCAATTAGCAACGACTATGGAGCCGATTACTCATTCCACCACGTCCCTATCGGGGTAGGCGAAATGTCGGAGTACATCAGCGGAAAGAAGGTGGACAGCAAAAACAAGAATACAGCACTTAGCGCTCTGAAGCTCCCCATAACT CTTAAGCCAGAAAGAAGCAAAAAGGAAGAACACAAACAGCGCTCGCCGTCAGAAGAATATCCCGACCCTTCTGCTTTGTCTGAAGCAGACGTAGTCCACGTTCCCAATCAGGCCTTTCGCAGCGACAAAGAACGCACCGACGAAAGTGAAGCTACACAAAATCCtgaa CCTCAAAGTTCTGATGGTgtttctaataaaaaatcaCCTGAAGATGGAAAAGTCAACGGCGATGTGGATTATATAGAAACGACAAATATTAAAACCCTTAATATAGAAACAACACCAGTTGTACCCAAGACACCTCTAAGAAAGGCAGTCGAAGTGGAACatccaaataaaaatagccAAACCGTGGATAACAGCAATAACACAAATGAT tttcaaATAACTGGTACTGTGGCTTATCCGAAAATATTTGAAGAGCTGTTCTCTGGCTTATCAATACCTGCTGAAATACCTGCCACTGGGGGCCAagttttggagaaaaataaCGCTCCAGAAAGTCTCAGGACCCAG TCTGATATGACGCAAAAACCGAAGCCACTGCATCTCGTGAGTCAGGACTACATCAAACATGTTGCATCTGCCATTCAAGACGAACTAGAAGAAATTAGcggcaatataaataaacaaaacaagaataaGAAAAGCGATGAACTGCCTTACGTAAATGATTTATTAGATTATCGttaa
- the LOC124631762 gene encoding seroin-like — MAVTTVVIVASLVAVASAGFPGFPWPENDDVFPPLPVPMFRFPPIPRARSMNGMPNFPMPFFPPFPKFKFPKMPSFEDIANAKPGQGGTYSGVVVSTKSEMRRDDEGNLVKTGGSTILINNDGNVKIEKSGDSPPEIATRNNGFFEFDAPQPKPLNHNNRFKKFEFNFEPLNPERLKKIVPGENEYFKGKSVRSHSYTSNVNGVVNQEASVIRVENDNGKVNEETISFRKGPER; from the exons ATGGCTGTCACGACTGTTGTAATAGTCGCTTCCTTGGTCGCCGTCGCTAGCG CTGGATTTCCTGGCTTCCCATGGCCTGAAAACGACGATGTATTCCCACC ACTTCCCGTACCG ATGTTCCGTTTCCCCCCTATACCCAGAGCCCGATCTATGAACGGTATGCCCAATTTTCCAATGCCCTTCTTTCCTCCATTCCCGAAATTCAAATTTCCAAAAATGCCGTCATTTGAGGATATAGCGAATGCGAAGCCAGGCCAAGGAGGTACATACAGTGGAGTTGTCGTCAGCACGAAGTCTgaaatgaggagggatgatgaAGGGAATCTGGTCAAAACGGGCGGTTCCACCATCCTGATCAACAATGATGGAAATGTCAAGATAGAAAAAT CCGGAGACTCGCCACCAGAAATCGCGACTAG aaataaCGGG ttcTTTGAATTCGACGCCCCACAG CCCAAACCGCTTAATCACAATAATAGGTTCAAGAAATTCGAATTCAACTTCGAGCCACTAAACCCTGAGAGGCTCAAGAAAATTGTACCTGgtgaaaatgaatattttaaaggaaaatctgtCAGAAGCCACAGCTATACTTCCAATGTTAATGGCGTGGTTAATCAGGAAGCCAGTGTAATTAGAGTAGAAAATGACAACGGTAAAGTAAATGAAGAAACTATTTCGTTCCGTAAGGGCCCTGAGCGATAA